A single region of the Paraburkholderia megapolitana genome encodes:
- a CDS encoding pyridoxal phosphate-dependent aminotransferase — protein MNAPHDTPAIPSFPSRLPNVGTTIFTVMSALAAEKGAVNLGQGFPDFDCDPRIVDAVANAMRSGHNQYPPMAGVAPLREAIADKIANLYGRRYDAASEITVTAGATQALLTAILCTVHPGDEVIVVEPTYDSYVPSIELAGGVPVFVTLEAPDYRIPFDRLAAAITPKTRLLLINTPHNPTGTVWRAEDMRKLEAIVRGTNVLILSDEVYEHMVYDGAPHESVIRYPELAQRSFVVSSFGKTYHVTGWKVGYVAAPATLTAEFRKVHQFNVFTVNTPMQVGLADYLRDPTPYLELPAFYQRKRDFFRAGLENTRFKLLPCTGTYFQCVDYSAISDLPEADFAQWLTAEIGVAAIPVSAFYHAPHESGVVRFCFAKKESTLATALERLAQL, from the coding sequence ATGAATGCACCGCACGACACGCCCGCGATCCCCTCGTTTCCGTCCCGCCTGCCGAACGTCGGCACGACGATCTTCACCGTCATGAGCGCGCTCGCCGCCGAAAAAGGCGCGGTCAATCTCGGCCAGGGCTTCCCTGACTTCGATTGCGACCCGCGTATCGTCGATGCGGTCGCGAACGCCATGCGCAGCGGCCACAACCAGTACCCGCCGATGGCCGGCGTCGCCCCGCTGCGCGAGGCGATCGCAGACAAGATCGCGAACCTGTACGGCCGCCGCTACGATGCGGCGAGCGAGATCACGGTCACAGCGGGCGCAACCCAGGCGCTGCTGACCGCGATTCTCTGCACGGTGCACCCTGGCGACGAAGTCATCGTCGTCGAACCGACTTACGACAGCTACGTACCGTCGATCGAACTCGCCGGCGGCGTCCCCGTATTCGTCACACTTGAAGCGCCGGACTACCGGATTCCGTTCGACCGGCTCGCCGCTGCGATCACGCCGAAAACGCGGTTATTGCTGATCAACACGCCGCACAATCCGACCGGCACCGTGTGGCGCGCGGAAGATATGCGCAAGCTCGAAGCGATCGTGCGCGGCACCAACGTGCTGATCCTTTCCGACGAGGTGTACGAGCACATGGTGTACGACGGTGCGCCGCACGAAAGCGTCATTCGCTACCCGGAACTGGCGCAGCGCAGCTTCGTCGTGTCGAGCTTCGGCAAGACATATCACGTAACGGGCTGGAAAGTCGGCTATGTCGCGGCGCCTGCGACACTGACCGCCGAATTCCGCAAGGTGCACCAGTTCAACGTATTTACGGTCAATACGCCGATGCAGGTCGGGCTTGCGGACTATCTGCGCGATCCCACGCCGTACCTGGAACTGCCGGCGTTCTATCAGCGCAAGCGCGATTTTTTCCGCGCCGGGCTCGAGAACACGCGCTTCAAGCTGCTGCCGTGCACAGGCACGTACTTCCAGTGTGTCGATTACTCGGCAATCAGCGATCTGCCGGAGGCCGACTTCGCACAGTGGCTAACCGCGGAAATCGGTGTCGCCGCAATTCCGGTGTCGGCGTTCTATCACGCACCACATGAGTCGGGCGTGGTGCGCTTCTGCTTCGCGAAGAAAGAAAGCACGCTCGCCACCGCGCTCGAGCGGCTGGCGCAGCTCTGA